The following proteins are encoded in a genomic region of Diabrotica virgifera virgifera chromosome 1, PGI_DIABVI_V3a:
- the LOC126881724 gene encoding uncharacterized protein LOC126881724 has translation MARHFETVHSEESEVKKCLLHPKGSQKRKQAFLELIRVGDFYHNCNVLSTKKGQLIVIRRPTADEAQFVSDINYGPCPNCLGFLLKKHIWHHVKYTCKEKVNIDDQKESRHVIAESNALVADIFGIGFTKNFTNSIIAKFKNDEIGNTCNNDILILKYGAMQYEKYGDTQNELIRQTMRQLARLVISLKKLTNSRSQTLGDFLVPEKFDVVVQATKDISMTMAASSNCRPEFHTPSLALKLGYALKKCVAIQRGSALRAGNMKKKQVIVIIPSADGNGMEHTNIFQCYIHTLPKKIEFHSTFANYDRFSET, from the coding sequence ATGGCAAGacactttgaaaccgttcattccGAAGAATCagaagtaaaaaaatgtttacttcaTCCCAAGGGTTCTCAAAAGAGAAAGCAAGCTTTCTTAGAATTGATTAGGGTGGGAGACTTCTATCACAATTGCAACGTTCTTTCTACAAAAAAAGGACAGCTGATAGTAATTAGACGGCCAACAGCAGATGAAGCACAATTTGTTAGTGATATCAATTATGGTCCCTGTCCCAACTGTCTaggatttttattgaaaaaacataTCTGGCATCATGTGAAATATACATGCAAGGAAAAAGTTAATATTGATGACCAGAAAGAATCCCGTCATGTTATTGCCGAAAGCAATGCTCTCGTAGCTGATATATTCGGAATTggttttactaaaaatttcacaaattcaataatagcaaagtttaaaaaCGATGAAATTGGTAACACCTGCAACAATGATATTTTGATATTGAAATATGGAGCCATGCAGTACGAGAAGTATGGTGATACTCAAAACGAGTTAATAAGACAAACCATGAGGCAGCTAGCTCGTTTAGTTATATCCCTTAAGAAATTAACTAACAGTAGGTCGCAAACGCTTGGCGATTTTCTGGTTCCTGAGAAATTCGATGTGGTTGTTCAAGCAACTAAAGACATTAGTATGACCATGGCAGCTAGTAGTAACTGTAGACCAGAATTTCATACTCCGAGTTTAGCTTTAAAATTGGGTTATGCTCTTAAGAAATGTGTGGCTATTCAGAGAGGCAGTGCTTTAAGAGCaggaaatatgaaaaaaaaacaagtcATTGTTATCATTCCTTCAGCTGATGGAAATGGAATGGAGCATACGAATATCTTCCAATGCTATATCCACACTTTACCGAAGAAAATTGAATTCCACTCAACTTTTGCCAATTACGACCGATTTAGTGAAACTTAG
- the LOC126881726 gene encoding uncharacterized protein LOC126881726 translates to MLKAKQELIQDYTNNYKWTRLATLTLSRIILFNKRRSGEAAKMKLTDYISRPTWAEQNTDEIKNSLTIIEKKLAESLTLVEIEGKRGKKFPVILTPNTKQCIDILIQHRVTCGISSQNVYIFARSNPSSSNLRGHDCLKKICEEIDLQNPSAITGTKLRKYVATVCQLFDMSENQYDWLARHLGHDIKVHRDFYRMHESAIELTKVSRLLIAVDKGEVNKFAGKSIDEIEIKDLPTLEEDEEEEPEAEPEGEAGIGNDENVQTIHKTKLTKAKKSKKISRGPVPWTNQEKEAVCNYFKLNIKKGIVPNKKECEKCIVLHPILVERCWSKIKFCVKNEITKLMRNKNSKK, encoded by the exons ATGTTAAAGGCTAAACAAGAATTAATACAAGACTACACTAATAATTATAAGTGGACACGGCTTGCAACGTTAACTTTATCTAGAATAATATTGTTTAATAAACGCAGATCGGGTGAAGCAGCAAAAATGAAGCTAACTGATTATATTTCCCGACCAACTTGGGCAGAGCAAAATAcggacgaaataaaaaattctcTCACAATAATCGAAAAAAAACTGGCAGAGTCATTGACACTAGTGGAAATTGAAGGGAAACGTGGCAAAAAGTTCCCAGTAATCCTAACTCCAAATACGAAACAATGTATTGATATTTTGATTCAACATAGAGTTACATGTGGGATTTCAAGTCAAAATGTATACATTTTCGCCAGATCTAATCCATCTAGTTCAAATCTTAGGGGGCATGATTGCTTGAAAAAAATATGTGAAGAAATTGATTTGCAGAATCCTTCAGCAATAACGGGAACAAAGTTGCGTAAATATGTAGCAACTGTATGTCAACTATTTGACATGTCAGAAAATCAATATGACTGGTTAGCTCGTCACTTAGGTCATGACATCAAAGTACATCGTGATTTTTACAGAATGCACGAAAGTGCGATTGAACTCACCAAAGTAAGTCGATTGCTTATAGCTGTTGATAAAGGTGAAGTGAACAAGTTTGCTGGAAAATCTATTGACGAAATAGAAATTAAAG ATCTGCCTACTTTAGAAGAAGATGAGGAAGAAGAACCAGAAGCTGAACCGGAAGGTGAAGCAGGAATTGGTAATGATGAAAATGTTCAGACCATTCACAAAACAAAAT TAACCAAAGCAAAAAAGTCTAAAAAGATTTCCAGAGGTCCAGTTCCATGGACGAATCAAGAAAAGGAAGCCGTCTGCAATTATTTTAAACTTAATATTAAGAAGGGAATTGTAccaaacaaaaaagaatgtgAGAAATGCATTGTGCTACATCCCATATTAGTTGAAAGATGTTGGTCAAAGATTAAATTTTgtgttaaaaatgaaattactAAACTTATGCGcaataaaaatagcaaaaaataa